The genome window CGAGGCTAAACATTACAGCAGAACCTCAAAAACACTGCAGACCATACAGAACAGAAGAAGCCGATAGATTTCTCCGACACCACCACACCTGAACAGCACATAACATTCAATTGATTTCTAATACAATTCATTTCAGAGATTAATAAGAAACAAATTTATTTAATCTAGTTTAACCAACTTCAATTGAatgtatatataataataaaccaCATAAATTGGCACTTACAAGAAAAGCATGGATCAAATTCAATTCCAACCTGATAAAGTTTAAAACTAGTATGAAGGTAGCTATAGTTTGAAGCGATAACGGTTCCACTATTGCTAGTGGTTCGGCATTTGAAGAGAGTAGGTAAAAGATACATGAAAAGAGTcatatttttttcccaatttcgGAATTGAAGAACTGAAATCCTTACCTTGATTTTTTATAATGGAGATGCCAGACACGATGGAGACGCCAGCGGCAGCAAAGTGAAGTTGGAGAACTGAACGAACGTGAATGACTGCAGTGAAGTGAGAAATAGCGTACCCTAGCGGTTTATAAGGGAGATACGGCGGCAGAGGGAAGGTCGTCGGCGGCGGAGCGAATGGTCGTCGACGGCGGAGTATCGGTGATATGCTCCTCTCGTTTTCAATAAGGAGAGGAAAAGTTCATTTCCACCAAAATAAAAGAGGGAAAGATTTATTTTACAATATTTCTCAAGTCGATTAGCTTAATTAAACAACttatacaaattaatttaaatatttttttgtatcattttaaaattatcaTGTTActctttttataaatttattgggCAAGTCAAATGTCATTCTTAAACTAGTGAATTTATGGGTGTTCGATGTGCGATTTAGTCAATTTTAACGTTAAAAGTCATCATCCGAATCACAAATAAAAAAGTGAGTGGTTTAATTTGGTTCGGTGAcattgaaaaatgaaataaaatcaagccAAATCAAATCTATACGATTTGAATTGATTCGGTTGATTCGATTTTTTATATTAagtcatacatacatacatagagggaaacataattttatctttattCATTCATATATTATTACGAAATAAGTTTATAATTATcacaataaatttataatttaatgcaTAAAATTGGGTCTGACAATTTTATCTTAGATTTAAAGAACGATATTCATGAAATTGTGTGCTTACCTGTATATCATACAaagaatactataaaatatatatttgtcaaaatagtattaataaatgaataatattttatatttttgttgatatgtaaattaaaataaatatcatagaaAGAAGATGATAAATATACACATAGTACTTGTTGATTAGTCTAAAGAATTAAAGAAATATATGATGATTAGTAAGATTTTGAAACATATTGTGGTTTGATTTGTTTTAGTTTGGTTTTGCAAAATACAAACCACAAATCAAATTGATCGTACAGTTCTATTAGAATATGAGTCAAATACATCTAAGCCAAATGCAGTTTTTGCAATTTCAATTTAGTTTAGTTTGCTTAGGATTTTTAGGTCGGTTCAATTTTAGACACCGCTAAATTAATTACAGGacatattattatttatgtttaattaattatgaGGTCCATAGAGTTGCAACACCCGTATTTAAtagaatagttttttttatttatttaatatattgagtatttttcaatgttttgatGAATGTGGTTTTAGTTGGTAAACGGGAAGAAAAATCGGGAtgaaataatattagaatttattattttattttagtagttattaaataaaataggttGATTTAAGTTGGAGGTATGAGATAGAAATTAGGGGGTATTAGTTAGAAACCCAATTTATAATTTAGAAGCCCAATTGTTTTATCAAGTTTTGTTGGAGTAGTAGTAGTGgtatcaaacaaaaatcaaaagaaCACAACAGTAGTCACGTAGTAGAAAGGGCAATAGAAGAATAAGGGTTTTGGCTAGCAGTCTAGAAATTGGAGTTTTGCAGTGTCGAAGTTGTGTCTTTCCGATCGATTTTTCGAGCTCCGTTCAATCCAAAGGTAATGGGTGGGGTTCGAttagtataattaatttttatgatgGTTGCTATGTGGGGTTTAGGTTATATTATTATTTACTGTCAAATTCAATCGTATGAAAAATCTGTGAGTTTTTTGAGAATACTTGGTGGATCAATCTGTTATGTGTTGACAATATGTTGTTTTGAGTTTGTGGGTTAGTAATTTGATTTACGAGCTGTGGAATATTACTGATACGAGAGAACTGggcagatgaaaaacaaaacatatatttatatatatatatatatatatatatgatgtacCGAGTGGCACATACAGTACCGTGGGGcactaatatttgttttaaaagtgCCGTGGGGCACTTATTTATGCTGGACAGTGCCGATGGGCATTCTGTGATGAATGGACATCATGTCTAAATTTtggtaaattaattatatatatatatatatattgtgagatattggatcgaactctagtatggtcgaagggtagcttcttggttcgatagttCGACAGAGTtcagcatgaagtcgaaggttgttcacatgctggtgtcgaagtgtgcatgatgtagtcgaagatgggtctagcatgcagatgtcgaagatgctagggttgttagcatgttaaattaggttttagtgtttaaaccctaattgtttaagttagcttgtttattaagttggcttgtgtaatgggccttgctgaaaaagcccattagttagtatgttaggttttattataaatagcatactagtctctcatcattgctaagctgcaaatcctaatttagggtggagaggttatttgttattcttgtaaacttgtaatcttgttttaagagaaagtaaaagaatagcagttataaccaattccttgagttcttcttatcttccctaattccttttatactttgttattggtatcgtttttcacaacaaattggtgcggtgagcgtggagaagatgccttcaacaaagtatgagattgaaaagttcaccggagtgaatgatattggtctgtggcgcttgaagatgaaagccctactggttcagcagggttgcttggaagcgttgaagggagaggcagccatgaatgcaaaattgacggcagcggagaagacaaatatgatcgagaaagcacacagcacaattttgttgagccttggtgataaggttctccggcaggtatcaaaggagacgacggtgTAACGCCCCGaacttaattaattagttaattaaattatggaaggaattatttattggatttagctgaaattggattgttatgctgatcgaagatattaagtttaagtcggatttatttagtcggtttaattggaggataatagtaagaacaatatgatttatttattggactaattgatttaagtgaattgggttggattagtgtgtggtaaatagcaatgaggaagtgtgaatgattggcccaataagagttataggagttatttggattatttggaaaataaagaaaaagaaaagaaataggtttttgttgtactgtacgaagaaaataagggtttggaggagaggtgaagaagagagcaatggcggaagagaaaagccaggggaagtccaattttcgcagcaagtttctgtggtgagacaccttagcaaaacaaacgtttctcccgatccaaccgttggatcgtcgcggttcttggacacagcgttccagactcgtagaggtaacttctcaccggagcgattttcgttttgatgattttaagtccgtctgacaaaacgatttccgaacaggtttttggtgcgtctctgcacgttgttagaaaagattttcggagaaaagttggaagcggcggcataagctatggcaaccgggagagtagaggaatctccaatccaaaggtaagggtggggttcttactctataaccggggttatgatgaacacgtatgtgggatggggtttatgaatttgcctcagtgtcggtgtttgattatgtggttgattctgagtccttggttgttattcataattggttgctccgtgttgatttggggatgatttgtaggttgctgttgtattgtgttttagtggtggaaaattgttatgttgctgttataaatgttgtgttcttgaattaagttgtagaaattcaaTCAAATGAATTGGTAGTAATGCTTATTATTAGAAATAGTTGGCATGTGGTATAAGTTGCAGAAAGTGGAAAATAACACGAAGGAGCAATGGCAGAAGTATAAAGTAGTAGGCTGAATCGGTAGCCTAATTATAATGCGATAAAAGTAACTGTAGCAATAATGATGGCTTATGTAGCGGTAATTCAAGTAACGGAGTTGTtgtaattaacaaataataataattaagttgttggtgccttagtggtagatgttgatagcgaatattaagttgatagctgcagagttgttacaaccttggtaggaataatttggtagtagtataaggaccgatgatgtaagttggtggacaattaagtataagttgttgagtagaatgtagtatatgttgctattaagtagtataaataagacttataataatagtcggtatgagtaagcgttgtgtcgagttgttgttgttatgttgtttctagtatgttattattgaacatgatatagttgaatatgttgttagtaagttgttgggaatatgttgtcgttgttgaacaagttgttattactatgttgaaatgttgttgttatacgtcgctgttgaattgtcgttgattacgttgatgatgttgtaggcctatggccaatgttgaataagttgaaaattgattatgttgttcagcgttgttattgtcccgacttgtgggcatgtttaagttgtaggtcgtatgaccaatgttggattaagttgatgcatctgttgcatgttcaagttgttgtttacgttgttgttgtcattgttgttgttgtttcgttgttgttgttatgacgttgtggttgttgtcgcatgcatacatttgcattgtttacgttggcctagatggcacctgattacgttggccttgatggcatcctgtttacgttgttgaaatgcctcgataacctggcatatgtttatgttgggagttttactccaaatggtaccacatgcatttgcatagttgtgTCACATTCGATTTGTATGTTTGAGCTGTtattgatgtttaagttgttaccgttgttgttgttgttgttgatgtttaagttgttaccgttgttgttgttgtcgatgtTTAATTTGTTAtcgtgtttttgttgttgttgctatttgataaattgtcgtttgatataagttgatgtggttataagttgcttttgtgattaagttattgttggttataagttatgattaccattaagttgttattgctgttaagttgtcattactgttaagttgttgttgtgatcaagtcgttgttactaagttgttgttattaagttgttgttattaagttgttgttattaagttgttgttactaagttgttgttattaagttgttgttattcagttgttgttactaagttgttgttattaagttgttgttactaagttgttgttgctagtaagttgtattgatttaagtcgcttactcgttgttgtataattgctatgtaaagtggtagaatttgtataatcctaatctaatatactgtttatcatacacttgtttatattgtatgatatatcaccccttctgtaatgatgttacctattatgggtaattgagcaggtactcaagaatagctgtggaagcgaagtaactttatgaagtctttagttgctgttagtcgattggtgtcttgctctgatacgtagcactcgggatgggattatgattgtttatgtcggtcatgttgttgttattataagacgatgaatagttgttattatttgttgttgaaattgtttctaattgttgttattacaataattcttgaataattataaattgaagttttgattttagttggataaagttgtatatgatttataagttgtgaacaccgaatgctatgtatcataataaaagcaaatataggttggttgtttgttggaataagttgagaatgtaatgcctcatgtttaatgtttgaaatttccgcattctgatttaaatataacgttgggtagatttggggtgttacagacggcatcagggttatgggtgaaacttgaaagtttgtatatgaccaaatcgctggtaaattgactctacctgaagcaagctttgtatttgttcaagatgattgaagacaaagtgttggctgagcagttggatatgttcaacaagctgattcttgatcttgaaaatattgatgtgaagatcgatgatgaagatcaagcgctgttactattgtgttctttgcctcgatcacatgctcacttcaaagaaactctcctgtatggaagggagtctctgacctttgaagaagttcaatcagccctgtattctaaggacttgaacgaacgaaaggagcataaaccttcgactgttggcgaaggtttggccattaaaggaaaactcttacgaaaggatggtaagtttgacaagaagaagggcaaaagccattcgaagtcttacagtggcgaagcatctggcattcgatgctatcattgtaagaaggagggtcacacaagaaaggtgtgccctgaacgcttgaaagatcatggaggtaaggataatggcaatgcaaccattgttcaagatgatttcgaatcatctgatgttcttgtggtttcaagcagtgactcaagaagagagtggattatggattcaggttgcacttggcacatgactccaaacaaagacttgttcgaggaattatatgatcaagatggtggatcagtattgctgggaaacaacaaggcttgcaaaattgcaggtgttggatctgtgagattcaagctctatgacgagtcaataaagttgttgactgaagtcatgtatgttcctgatttgaagataaatctactttctcttggtgaattcgacaagaaaggatatgttttccaaggagagaaaagtatcctaagagtcatgaagggttcgaaggaagtcttgagaggcgtgaagaaacaaggcttgtatacccttgaggctgaagttgtaagtggttcgacaaatgttgcatccacgaaacctttgtcgaagacagaaatctggcacatgagattgggccatgtcagtgaaaggggtctggtcgaattagggaaacaaaatctgcttggtggagacaaagtcgaaaagctgaagttttgtgaaccctgtgtacttggaaaatcttgcaaagtgaagttcaacaaaggcaaacaaagaacacatggatcccttaatTACATCCAtgatgatctttgggggcctgcaaggtgtccatcacattcaggagcaaagTATTTTcaatccatagtagatgattattccagaaaattatgggtatttatccagaagactaaggatgaaacttttgagaatttcaaatgttggaagactctggttgaaaatcagactggcagaaaggtcaagaggttgagaaccgacaatggccttgaatttttcaatgaggcattcgacagtttttgtgctgcctctggtattgcaaggcacagaactactgtaggtactccacattaaaatggtttggctgaaaggtttaatcgaactattttggagagagtcagatgcatgttgactagtgctggactaaagaaggtgttctgggctgaggctgttttgacagcaacatatctgataaacagatgtccttcgacagtgttagatatgaagacacctgaagaagtttgttcgggacatccaccagatctggacaaactgagagtatttggctgcgtagcctatgctcacattagacaagacaaggtcgaacctagagctctgaaatgcatgttcatgggataccctgaaggagtcaaagcttataggctatgttgcctagagtcaggtcacaagaggtgtatcactagtcgagatgtagttttcaatgaagctgaaatggcttttaagaaaattgatgatgttagtcgaagtacagaaacatctgaagaagagctggaacaggtagagattcctattgaggtggagcatgttgatgctgaattgcatatccctgatgaattcgaagaagcagaagattctGAGGAAGTTGaagaaactgacgatgactacctattgtcgagagataggccgagaagagtcatcaaggcaccttagagacttgggtatgcagatcttatagcttatgccttaatctctgcaagtgaagttctagatgaagaacctagagactacaaggaagttatgaggagtcgaaataagactgaatggctgaaggccatggatgatgagataaaatctcttcatgataatcacacttgggaactgatcaagaaacctgctggggcaaggttagtcagctgtaaatggattttcaaagttaaggaaggaattgaaggagtgacgtcgaaaagatacaaggcaaggttagttgcaaggggtttcactcagaaagaaggtgtcgactttaatgatgtgttttctcctgttgtgaagcataggtccattcgaatgttgcttgccatggtggcacagttcaatcttgaactggaacagatggatgtgaagactgcgttcttgtatggtgatctagatgaaacgatcctgatgaggcaacctgaagggtatgtcgaaaaggggaaggaatattgtgtgtgcaagttaaagagatctttgtatgggttaaaacaatctcctcgacagtggaataggagattcgacaagttcatggcacgcataagtttcattagaagtcagttcgaccactgcgtttacttcataTTTCGACCtgttaattcatttgttattttgttgctttatatggataatattctcatagcaagcaacaatgttgaagatgtgacgagggtgaaggttgaactcgataaggagttcgatatgaaggatcagggagctgcttccaggattcttggaattgacattcaaagagatagaaagaagtcgaagttatgcttatctcaagaggcatatctatgaaagattctcgaaaagtttggtatgtcgaattcgaagctagttgtgactccaacaaaccctcaattcaagctgagtattgatcagtgtcccagtactgatgttgaaaaagcctatatgaatagcattccgtatgataatatagttggttctttgatgtatgctatggtctgtactagacccgacatagcatatgcagtaagtcttgtaagcaggtacatggcgaatcctggaaaggctcactggcaagcattgaagtggattttaaggtacataaatgggtctctgaacagagtcctaatttatggtggagccttgggcgaagatagtaaagcagtaatagaaggatatgtcgactctgattatgcaggttgtatggattccataaaatctatttctggatatgttttcactatgtttggcactgcaattagttggaaagcaacacttcagaaggttgttgctctatcaaccactgaagcggagtatattgccctaactgaagctgtgaaagaagcattgtggcttgaaggttttgcgaaggagctgaaacttcaaggtcgaggtatcactgttaaatgtgatagtcagagtgcaatacacctttcgaagaattcagcctatcatgagcgaactaagcacattgatgtgaggctgcatttcatcagaggagtaatcgagcatggagaagtccaagtgctgaaggtttcgaatgaagacaatgctgctgatatgatcaccaagacattgccgagttgcaagtttttccactgcatgcaattgataaagctgcatgaataaagctagtttgttcccttgatgtagtagagttagatccaaggtggagatttgtgagatattggatcgaactctagtatggtcgaagagtagcttcttggttcgacagttcgacagagttaagcataaagtcgaaggttgttcacatgctggtgtcgaagtgtgcatgatgtagtcgaagatgggtctagcatgcagatgtcaaagatgctagggttgttagcatgttaaattaggttttagtgtttaaaccctaatttgttaagttagcttgtttattaagttggcttgtgtaatgggccttgctgaaaaagcccattagttagtatgttaagttttattataaatagcatactagtctctcatcattgctaagatgcaaatcctaatttagggtggaGAGGTTATTTgctattcttgtaaacttgtaatcttgttttatgagaaagtaaaagaatagcagttataatcaattccttgtattcttcttatcttccctaattccttttatactttgttattggtatcgtttttcacaatatatatatatatatatatatatatatatatatatatatatatatatatatatatatatatatatatatatatatatatatataggcttaGTTTCATCATCGCTTGAATATGTGTGGTTATTAGTAACATGTAAATGCAAATAATTCCTGATATAACATGAATTTCTTTTGAACATTAATTTTTCCAAGTTTTATAATTAATacttataatattattataataataatagttagtaaaATTAGGATGTATTAATACTAGAGTTTTGAAAAGTGAAGTACAATACATTAAATAGAGTAAAATAATAGTACTAGTATATCAGTCTATGTTTAGCAGAATTTGTTAGAAAACAGTACCGTTAGCTAGTTTAAGCGGTATAAATAGTTACTCGGAATTATACGAAAATTGTCGGGTTGAATCATATATAATCGTAGGTATTTTTGATTGTGTTGTGATGTTGTAATTATGTTAGAAATGTTGACTTGCCAGGTACCGTTGAGTAAGTTGATTTTGGTCCGAGGAATGGACATTTTAATTTGAGTTGAAGGTGCGAACGACCAATGGTGATTGAGTTGATGCGATAAATGCataattatgttgttgttgtcttGTATGGCATCCATAATAGTCCCATACATTGCATATTATTAAGTTGGAGCGGTATGCTCACCATGTTGGCCGGTAACGGTAAAgttgaaagttgaaggcttatgccttggaaatgcctcgataacctagCATGATTTAAGTTGGGAGCTTTACTCCGATTGATCCACATGCATCTGCATTAGTTGAGTCTCATGTTGTTTGCATGTTAATAGTTGTTCTTATGTTGCTTGGTTAATGAAttgcttttgtttttgttgttttggaaTTGTAGTGATTATTGTATGATTCTATGCCTAATATATCAATTATCATACATTTGTTTATAATTatcgatatctcacccttttcttgtTTTCGTCGTTGgctttatattggcaacgtgcaggtaacgaggaGTAGAAGATTTTAGTAACTTATggtgtcattgctctgatacgtagcactcggggaaaaACGAACGcttgttatttttttatgttatttttgttgAACTAATAGTTAATTCTTTCGGAAGCTGTTGTTGagttttgattattatttttctaaaGATGCTACGAAATACTTgaagtttatgttgattttttttcCGCTGCGGTTATTCAATTGAGTTGATCTATTAAAGACTAAGCATTTGTGGGAGTTTTCTTTACTCTACTTCGTGGTTTGTATCTGTTGCAGTTATGTCGATTTTATGTTGTGAATGTAATGCCTCAAGTTTTAAGTTAAATTTTTTTGCACTCTGAATTTTATATAAGAAACgttggggtagatttggggtgttacattaggggaattagagcaggtcggtccgtccggccatgtTGTTTTGTCGTTGACAATCAAGTATTGTTAATCATTTTTTATCTGACTGTTGTTTATGTTGTAGTGGTTAGTTGAAATGGCTGGAAGGAACGATGCTGCGATTGCTGCTGCTTTGGAGGCTATGGCTCATGCTATGGAGAATTACCCGAATGTTGGTGGAAACGCTGGATCCCGaagtttggctaccttccagaGAGAGAATCCGCCAGTGTTCAAAGGCAAACATGACCTTGATGGAGCATTAGAATGGTTGAAATAAATCGAGAGGATCTTTCGCGTGATGGATTGCACTCCAGcgcagaaggttcggtatggaaCTCATATGCTGGTAAGCGAgcctgatgactggtggttagaAAAGCATCAGAGATTGGAGGCTGCAGGTGGAGAGATCACTTGGGTTGTGTTCCGTatggagtttttgaggaagtgttatcctgaagatgttcggggtaagAAAGAAATTGAATTCCTTTCGCTGAAACAGGGTAGTATATCTGTCACTGAATATGCtgcaaagtttgttgagctggctaaGTTTTATCCGCATTTTGATGGTGCTGGTGCTGAATTTTTAAAGTGCATCAAGTTCGAGAATGGGTTGCGCTCTGAGATCAAGAAAGCCATTGGGTACCAGCAGATCCGTGTCTTTTCTATTTTGGTTGACAGCTGTAGAATTTATGAAGAGGATAATGATGCTCATTACAAAATTGttaaagagaaaagaggcaagcAACAACAGAACCGTGGTAAACCGTATGATGCTCCAGCTGGTAGAGGTAGACAGAGAGCTACTCCGAGtcagagaactagtgggggaaaTGCTCCTACTGGTATTGTTTGCTTCAAATGTGGGCAAGCTGGTCACAAGAGTAATGTTTGCAATGATGTTAAAAGGTGTTTCCGTTGTGGCAAGACTAGGCATGCAATATCTGATTGCAAGCACAAGGAGATGATctgttttaattgtggtgaagagggacacattgGGAGTCAGTGTCAGAAACCAAAGAAGGCACAATCTAGTGGAAAAGTGTTTGCTTTGGCCGGTGATCTGTCAGGCATTGAGGACAGACTTATTAGAGGTACATGTTTCATAAATAGtactcctttaattactattattgatactggtgctactcacTATTTTATTGTTGCTGATTGCGTTGAaagattgggtcttgtgttgtcttCTATGAATGGGGAAATGGTAGTTGAGGTTCCAGCTAAGGGAACAGTGACTACTTCCCTAGTATGTTTGAGATGTCCTTTGTCGATCTTCGGAAGGGACTTTGTTGTTGACTT of Vicia villosa cultivar HV-30 ecotype Madison, WI unplaced genomic scaffold, Vvil1.0 ctg.006254F_1_1, whole genome shotgun sequence contains these proteins:
- the LOC131642969 gene encoding uncharacterized protein LOC131642969, which gives rise to MDCTPAQKVRYGTHMLVSEPDDWWLEKHQRLEAAGGEITWVVFRMEFLRKCYPEDVRGKKEIEFLSLKQGSISVTEYAAKFVELAKFYPHFDGAGAEFLKCIKFENGLRSEIKKAIGYQQIRVFSILVDSCRIYEEDNDAHYKIVKEKRGKQQQNRGKPYDAPAGRGRQRATPSQRTSGGNAPTGIVCFKCGQAGHKSNVCNDVKRCFRCGKTRHAISDCKHKEMICFNCGEEGHIGSQCQKPKKAQSSGKVFALAGDLSGIEDRLIRGTCFINSTPLITIIDTGATHYFIVADCVERLGLVLSSMNGEMVVEVPAKGTVTTSLVCLRCPLSIFGRDFVVDLGCLPLSGLDVILGMLWLEYNYVHINYYNKSVRFSTAEEEEASLVSPKQL